Proteins from one Malania oleifera isolate guangnan ecotype guangnan chromosome 4, ASM2987363v1, whole genome shotgun sequence genomic window:
- the LOC131154351 gene encoding protein RKD5 isoform X1: MCEDKKDDNHQSERALPVLDQDLNCLPFPVPTSEFSENQQFDQSTPGILVNKKRRAATEHVARIALADLAKYFDHPIVEASRKLKIGVTVLKRKCREFGIPRWPHRKIKSLDSLIHDLQEEVERQQEGNKAAAMAVAKRQRMLECEKEVIERKPFTEIQRETKRFRQDVFKRRHRARALKN, from the exons ATGTGCGAAGATAAGAAAGATGATAACCATCAGTCAGAAAGAGCTCTGCCCGTGCTTGATCAGGATCTTAACTGTCTTCCCTTTCCAGTACCCACATCAGAGTTTTCTGAAAATCAACAATTTGACCAAAGTACACCAG GTATTCTGGTAAATAAGAAAAGGAGGGCTGCAACTGAACATGTAGCTAGAATTGCTTTGGCTGATCTTGCCAAGTACTTTGACCATCCAATTGTTGAAGCTTCGAGAAAATTAAAAATTGGAGTCACTGTACTCAAGAGGAAGTGCAGAGAATTTGGTATTCCTCGATGGCCGCATAGGAAGATCAAATCTCTTGATAGTCTCATTCATGATCTACAG GAGGAGGTGGAACGACAGCAAGAGGGGAACAAAGCTGCAGCCATGGCAGTGGCGAAGAGGCAAAGAATGTTGGAGTGTGAAAAAGAAGTCATAGAAAGGAAGCCTTTCACAGAGATACAGAGAGAGACAAAGAGATTCAGGCAAGATGTTTTTAAGAGAAGGCATAGGGCTAGAGCTCTCAAGAACTAG
- the LOC131154351 gene encoding protein RKD5 isoform X2 — MCEDKKDDNHQSERALPVLDQDLNCLPFPVPTSEFSENQQFDQSILVNKKRRAATEHVARIALADLAKYFDHPIVEASRKLKIGVTVLKRKCREFGIPRWPHRKIKSLDSLIHDLQEEVERQQEGNKAAAMAVAKRQRMLECEKEVIERKPFTEIQRETKRFRQDVFKRRHRARALKN, encoded by the exons ATGTGCGAAGATAAGAAAGATGATAACCATCAGTCAGAAAGAGCTCTGCCCGTGCTTGATCAGGATCTTAACTGTCTTCCCTTTCCAGTACCCACATCAGAGTTTTCTGAAAATCAACAATTTGACCAAA GTATTCTGGTAAATAAGAAAAGGAGGGCTGCAACTGAACATGTAGCTAGAATTGCTTTGGCTGATCTTGCCAAGTACTTTGACCATCCAATTGTTGAAGCTTCGAGAAAATTAAAAATTGGAGTCACTGTACTCAAGAGGAAGTGCAGAGAATTTGGTATTCCTCGATGGCCGCATAGGAAGATCAAATCTCTTGATAGTCTCATTCATGATCTACAG GAGGAGGTGGAACGACAGCAAGAGGGGAACAAAGCTGCAGCCATGGCAGTGGCGAAGAGGCAAAGAATGTTGGAGTGTGAAAAAGAAGTCATAGAAAGGAAGCCTTTCACAGAGATACAGAGAGAGACAAAGAGATTCAGGCAAGATGTTTTTAAGAGAAGGCATAGGGCTAGAGCTCTCAAGAACTAG